CTGGCCACCGCCGGCGTGCCCACCCTGCCGCTCACCGTCGACGAACACGGTGCCGACACCCGGGAGTTGGCCCGGCTCGACGGCGCCCGGGCGGTCCTCCTCACGCCCGCCCACCAGTTCCCCACCGGCGTCCCGCTGCACGCCGACCGCCGCGCCACGGCGATCAACTGGGCCCGGGAGAACGGTGGTTACGTCCTGGAGGACGACTACGACGGCGAGTTCCGCTACGACCGCCGACCGGTCGGTGCCCTCCAGGGCCTGGACCCCGAGCACGTCCTGCACCTCGGCTCGGTCAGCAAGAGCCTGTCCCCCGCGCTGCGGCTCGGCTGGATGGTGCTCCCCGCCCGCCTGGTGGACGCCGTCCTGGCGGCCAAGGGCGAACGCGAGGCATGGGCGGGCGTCACCGACCAGCTCACCCTCGCGGAGTTCCTCACCCACGGCTCCTACGACCGGCACATCCGCCGGATGCGCCAGCGCTACCGCCGACGCCGCGACCGGCTCGTCGAGGCCGTGCACGGCCACGCCCCGCACCTGCGGGTCACCGGCATCGCCGCCGGCCTGCACGCCGTCCTCCAACTCCCCGACGACGCGACCGGGGCCGACGAGCAGGCCGCCCTGCGCGCCGCCCGCTGGCAGGGCCTGGCCCTCGACGGCCTGACCGACTACCGCCACCCCGACGCGACCCAGCCGCCCCGCCACGGCCTGGTCGTCGGCTACGCCACCCCCACCGACAGCGGCTTCCCGTCCGCCCTGGAGGCGCTGTGCCGGGCGCTGCCACCGGCGCCGTAGCGGCCGTCGGGAGGCCACTACGGCCCGGCGGCCGCTACTGGTTCGCGAACTTCCGGCTGATGCCGGTGAAGACACGTTCGGCCTCCGGACCCAGATGGGGGCCGGCGAGCCAGGTGTGGGCGTTGGAGCTGATGGAGGTGTTGGAGACCAGGGTCAGCTTGCCGCCGCGGGTGACGAACCAGCCGCCGCCGGAGGTGCCGCCGGTCATGGTGCAGCCGATGCGGTTCATGGCGGGCGTGCCCTGCTGCATGACCAGGCGGCCCGGGCGGGCGGGGCAGTTCATCATCCGGGCGCCGTCGTAGGGCGGCGCGGCCGGGTAGCCGAAGGCGTCCAGCGAGCTGATCCGGTCGGCGGACGGGGCGTCGAACCACACCTGGGCGGCGGCCCCCACGGTCTCCTGGAGGGACCTGCCGCCGCCGTTCTCCGGCTTGACGTGCAGCACCGCGAAGTCGTAAGCGGAACCGCCGTTGCCGGACTCCTCGCTGCCCATGTTGATCCACTCGCCGGAGGTGGTGATCCAGTCGGCCCAGAAGCGGCCGTAGGGGGTGATCTGCTGGGACGGGGTGCCGTCGACCTGGCTCATGGGCACGCCGTTGTCGTTGTACGACGGCACGAAGACGATGTTGCGCATCCAGCCGCCCTGCTTGCCGGAGTGCACGCAGTGACCGGCGGTCCACACCAGGTTGGAGCGGCCCGGGTGCGCCGGGTCCTCGACGATCGTGCCGGAGCAGACCATCGGGCCCTTGGGGCTGTCGAAGAAGATCTTCCCGACCGGGGCCATGTTCCGGTGGTACGGGCGGGCGACCTGCTCGGCCGTGACCGGCTGCGGCTCGGGATCGGTGGCGTCGAACTCACTGCCCGCGCCGGTGGCCTGCACCCCGATCTCCGGCGCGGCCTTCGCCCGCGCCAGCCGGTCGTTCCGCCAGTGGTCCTTGATGACCGGGTTGACGAAGTCCTGCGCCTTGCGGGCCCACTCGTCCCAGTTCTGCCAGCCGCCGTCCTTCCACTTCTTCAGGCCGTCGAGGTCGGTCGGCACGCCCTTGGGGAGCTTCAGGCCCGCACCGCCCTTGTGGTCGGCGGCGGCCGAACTCCCGGGCCCGGCAGCCGCGTTGTCGCCGGGGCCGCAGGCGGTGGCGGTGACCGCGAGCAGCGCGGCCAGTGCCGCGGCCGCGGCGGTGGAGCGGCGGATGGATGGCATGGTGCGAGTCCCCCCGTGACGTGACGGCGCCGCCCCCGGCCGCGCCGTTCCGTAAATCTGTCATGTCCCTCATCGGTCTGCGCCCTACTATGCCGCCATGCCCGGGCCGCCCCGCTGCGGGGGCCCGACGGACCGACTACCCCAGGACGGACGGCTGCCATGGCCCGCTCAGCCACCGTGGTGCGCAGTGCCCGACTGGCGCTCCGCCGCTTCACCCCCGACGACGCGGAGCAACTGGCCGCGCTGCACGGCGACCCGGACGTCATGCGCTTCATCGACACCGGGCGACCGGTACCGCGGGCGCAGGTGCTGACCCGGACCCTGCCGGAATTCCTCGCCGAGCCGGGCGTACGGGCCGCGGAAGTGGCCGCCACGGGTGAGTTCATCGGCTGGTTCGCGCTGCGGCCCACCCGCCCCGGACAGTCCGACGAGGCGGAACTCGGCTACCGGCTGCGCAGGGCGGCCTGGGGCCGGGGCTACGCGACCGAGGGCGCCCGCGCGGTCCTCGCGTACGGCTTCGGCGAGCTGGGGGTGCGGCGGGTGACGGCGACGACGATGACGGTCAACCGGGGCTCGCGCCGGGTCCTGGAGAAGGCCGGCCTGCGGTACGTACGGACCTTCTTCGAGGAGTGGCCGGACCACATCGAGGGCGCGGAGCACGGCGACGTGGACTACGCACTGTCCCGGGAGGAATGGGCGGCGGGCGCCCGGCGGTAGTCCCTACCGGCGGGCCGGCAGGCGGGGGTCCCGGTAGGCGGGGTGGGGGTGGGGGGCCGGGGCGCCGGGGCGGGCGGGGGTTGAGATCCCGTCGCGGAACTCCGCCAGCTGCTCCGCGGTGGGGTACCACTGCTGGGCGCAGCGGCCGCACCACCAACGCCAGTTGTCCCAGTCGGTGTTGGTGTTCGTGGTGTCCTTCCACAACCGGTCGTCGCACGCGGGTGTGGGGCACTTCGGCGGGAGGGGCATGGCGTCAGCCTGCTGGGTGCGCCGCCGTGGGGAGCGGCGGATCGCCGACCGCCATCCGAACGGGTGAGACCGGCGGCCGGGCCGCGGGGCGGCACGACGGAGGGGTGCGGGCCCGCCGGCCCGCACCCCTCCGTTCCGTCCTTCCGGCCGGCTGCTACTTCTTCGGCAGCCAGCTCTTCCAGACGTCCGGGTGCTTGTCCACCCACTGCTTCGCCGCCTCGTCGGCGGACAGGCCGCCGGAGGCGATCGCTTCGGAGACCTCGTTCTGGTCGTCCTTGGTCCACTTGAAGTTCTTCAGGAACGCCGCGGCACTGCCGCCCTTCTTGGCGAACTCCGTGTTGAAGAACTTCTGCAGCGGGGTGGTCGGATAGGCGCAGTCGATGGACGTGGGGTCCTTGGCGCCCTTCGCCGCGCAGGCGTCGGTGTACTTGGGGAGCTTGACCTCCACCATCGGCACCTGGTTGAAGAGCCACTGCGGCTCGTACCAGTACGTCAGGAACGGCTTCTTCTGCTTGGCGAACTGCTGGATCTGGGTGATCTGCGCGGCCTCGGAGCCGGCGAAGACCACCTCGTAGTTCAGACCCAGGTTCTTCACCAGCGCCTTGTCGTTGGTGACGTAGGACGGCGAGCCGTCCATCAGCTGGCCCTTGTTGCCGCTCTCCGAGGTACGCAACTGCTTGGCGAACTTGTTGAGGTTCTTCCAGTTGGTGACCTCGGGGTGCTTGTCGGCCCAGTACTTGGGGACGAACCAGCCGATGTGACCGGTGACGCCGTTGCCGCCGCCCGCGGTGATCGTCTTCTTGTCCTTGACGTACCGCTTCTCCTGGTCGGGGTGGCCCCAGTCCTCCAGGATCGCGTCGACCCGGCCCTGGCTGAGGGCGTCCCAGGCGGGGATCTCGTCCACCTGGACGGTGTCGACGTGGTACCCCATCTTGTGTTCCAGCAGGTACTTGGCGACCGCGACGTTGGACTGGGCGCCGACCCAGGTCTGCACCGACAGCGTGACCGACTTGGAGCCCTTGGCCGCGGCGAACGGCGAGGACTGCTTGGTCATGTCGGCCTTGCCGCAGGCGGACAGGGACAGCGAGAGGACCACCGTGCCGGCGAGCACGGTCGTGCCGAGGACGGCTTTGCGCGTACGGGACATGATCAGGCTCCCTTCCCCGTCGTGCGGCGTTCCGTGGGCTGGGTGACCCGGTCGAGCATCAGGCCCAGGCACACGATCGCCACACCCGCGACCAGGCCGACGGCCAGGTCTCCGGTGGCGAGGCCGGTGACGACGTCGTAACCGAGGGCGCCACCGCCGACCAGGCCGCCGATGATGACGACGGCGAGGACGAGCACCACGCCCTGGTTGACGGCCAGCAGCAGGGCCGGCCGGGCGAGCGGCAGCTGCACCTGGCGCAGCATCTGCCAGCGGGTGGCGCCCAGCGAGCGGGCCGACTCCATGGCCGCGGGGTCCACCTGGCGCAGGCCCTGGGTGGTGATGCGGATGACCGCGGGCAGCGCGTAGACGACCGCCGCGGCGGCGGCCGGGGCGCGGCCCACCGCGAAGAGGGCGACGACCGGGATCAGGTACACGAACTGCGGCATGGTCTGCATGACGTCGAGGACCGGGCGCAGGAACGCCTCGAAGCGCTTGCTGCCGGCCGCGAGGATGCCCACGCCGAAGCCCAGCACCAGCGTCACCGCGAGGGCGGCGAGCACCTGGGAGAGGGTGTTCATGGACGGCTTCCACACGCCCAGCACACCGATGGCGGCCATCGCGAGGACGGCGGTCAGTGCGGTGCGCCAGGTGCCGATGAGCCAGGCCAGCGCGGCGACGACGAGCAGCGTGCCGTACCAGGGCAGCGCGGTCAGCCCGTCGCGCAGCGGGTTGAGCACCCAGTTGGTGAAGTGCGCGGCCCAGTCGGCGGTGCCGCCGATGACCGGGACGCCGGAGTAGAGGTGGTCGACCATCCACGCCTTGAAGTCGTTGACGGGGTGGGCGATGTCCACCGACCAGGCGCCGGGCCAGACCAGCGAGCCCGCGAGGCGGCCGAGCAGGGCGACCACCGCGGTGACCGCGGCGATGCCGGCCCAGGCCCGCCAGCCGCGCAGCCAGGCCGGGCCGCCGGTGGCGGAGTCCGCGCCCAGCCGGGCGCCGGCCGCGGCGGTGGTGCGGTCCATGACGATGGCCAGCAGCACGATCGGCACGGCGGCGGCGAGTGCGGCGCCGACGTCGACCGAGGCGAGCGCCTGGTAGACGCGGTCACCGAGACCGGCCGCGCCGATCATGGAGGCGATCACGACCATGGACAGCGCCATCATGATCGTCTGGTTGACGCCGAGCAGCAGCTCCTTGCGGGCCAGCGGGAGCCGGGCGGTCAGCAGCCGCTGCCGGCCGGTGGCGCCGAGCGAGGAGACCGCCTCCAGCACCCCCGCGTCCGCGCCGCGCAGACCCAGCGCGGTCAGCCGCGCCATCGGCGGGGCCGCGTAGACGACGGTGGCCAGCAGCGCGGCCGGCACGCCGATGCCGAAGACCAGCACGACGGGCAGCAGGTAGGCGAACGCCGGCAGCACCTGCATGGTGTCGAGGACCGGGCGCAGGATGCGGAAGAGCCGGTCGGACAGGCCCGCGGCCAGGCCGAGCAGCGCGCCGACGACGACCGAGGCGAGCACCGCCACGACCATCAGCGCGAGCGTCTGCATGGTCGGGACCCACATCCCGAGTGCCCCGCTGACCAGGAAGGACAGCAGCGCGGTGGCGGCGATGCGCACACCGGCCACGCGCCAGGCGAGCAGCGTGACGCCGGCCGTCACACCGGTCCAGCCCAGCGCGAGCAGCACCAGGTAGACGGCGCGTACGGAGAGGACCACGGCGTTGGAGAGGTGGCCGAGGAAGTAGACGAACAGCCAGTGGCTGTCGCGGTTGTTGATGATCCAGTCGCTGGTCCTGCCGAGCGGCCCGGACACGTCGACGGTCAGCGAGGACGGCCAGGCGGCACCGTACTTGGCGGCCAGCAGCGGGACGAGGACGGCCGCGGCGACGGCGAGCAGCAGGAGCTTGGCGAGGCCGCGGCGGTCCAGCAGGGCCTTGACCGGGCCGGCCTTGGGGGCGTCGGCGCCGAGGCCGCGTCGAGCGGCGGGGGGTGCGGATGCAGTGCTCATGCGCGCCCCCGCTTGACGGTGCCGGTGGGCACGTTCATCGCGGCGCAGCGCTGGGCCTCGCGCCACTGGCGCAGCAGGGCGGCGCGCAGGCGGGCCCGGGGGAGGCCGCGGGAGCTCTGGAACCGACGGCGCGCACGGCGCCGCTTCTGGGGGTCGCGGCGTACATCAGGCAGCCACCTCGCCGTGCTGCGGGCGGTCGATCCGGGCGACCACGTCGAGCAGGCAGGCGTGGTCGACGACGCCCAGGCAGCGGCCGTCCTCGACGACCCGGGCCGCGCCGCCGGAGCGGGCGACCGCCTCGATGGCGTCGGAGATCAGGGTGTCGGCGGCCAGCGCCGGGCCCTGGTCGGCCTCGCCGTCGCCGGCCGGACGCATCGCGCGGCGCACGGTCAGCACCTGCTCGCGCGGCACGTCCCGGACGAAGTCGCGGACGTAGTCGTCGGCCGGGGAGCCGACGATCTCCTCGGGGGTGCCGAGCTGGACGATCTCGCCGTCGCGCATCAGGGCGATCCGGTCGCCGACCCGCAGCGCCTCGGCGAGGTCGTGGGTGATGAAGACCATCGTGCGGCCCTCCTCACGGTGCAGGCGGACGACCTCTTCCTGCATGTCGCGGCGGATGAGCGGGTCGAGGGCGCTGAACGGCTCGTCGAAGAGCAGCACCTCGGGGTCGACGGCGAGCGCGCGGGCCAGTCCGACGCGCTGCTGCTGGCCACCGGACAGCTGCCCGGGGCGGCGCTTCTCCAGGCCGGCCAGGCCCACCTTGTCGACCATCTCGTTGGCGCGCTCGCGGCGCTCCGTCTTGCCGACGCCCTGGATCTCCAGGCCGTAGGCGACGTTGTCGACGACGGTGCGGTGCGGCAGCAGGCCGAAGTGCTGGAAGACCATGGCGGCGCGGCGGCGGCGCAGTTCGCGCAGCGCGGTGCGGTCCATGGCGCGGACGTCCTCGCCGTCCATCTCCAGGTCGCCGCTGGTCGGCTCGATCAGCCGGGTCAGGCACCGGACGAGGGTGGACTTGCCGGAGCCGGACAGGCCCATGACGACGAAGACCTCGCCCTTGTGGACGTCGAAGGAGACGTCGCGGACGGCGGCGGTGCAGCCGGTCTGCTCGCGCAGTTCCTGGGCGCTCAGCTCGGTGACGGAGGCGTCGTCGGGGATCTTGTCGGCCTTGGGGCCGAAGACCTTCCACAGGTGCCGGACGGAGAAGACGACCTCGCGGGCGTCCTCCGCGGTGTCGGCGGCTTTGCGGGCGTTGGGTATCTCGGATGCGCCGGCGGAGGTGGTAGCCATCACGCATCACCTCCCTGAGTCGGGGCCTTATGGAGCAGGTCGGCGCACTTCTCCCCCACCATGAGCACGCCCAGCATCGGGTTGACGGCCGGCATCGTCGGGAAGACCGAGGCGTCGGCGATACGGATGCCGGCCAGTCCGCGGACCCTCAACTCGGGGTCGACGACGGCCAGTCGGTCGTTCGCGGCGCCCATCTTGCAGGTGCCGGCCGGGTGGTAGACGGTGTGCGCGGCCTTGCGCACCAGCTCGCTGATCTCCGCGTCGTCGGTCACGTCCGGACCGGGGAAGACCTCGCGCTTGAGCCACTTGGCGAACGGCTCGGCCTGCGCGACCTTGCGTGCCAGCTTGATGCCGTCGACCAGGGTCCGGCCGTCGTAGTCGTCCTCGTCCTCGAAGTACCGGAAGTCCAGCGCGGGCTTGACCTCGGGGTCCGCGGAGGTGAGGTAGAGCCGGCCGCGGGAGCGGGACTTGGGGATGTTGGGGGTCATCGACACCCCGTGCTCGGGCCGCTCGTAGCCCAGTCGCTCGGGGTTGTCGGTGAAGGGGATCTGGTAGAAGTGGAACATCAGGTCGGGGCCCTTGTGCTCCGGGTCCCGCTTGACGAACAGACCGGCGTCGGAGTCCATCGCGGAGTTGCCCGGGATCGGCCCGTCGGTCTCCCACACGATCACCGACTCGGGGTGGTCGATGAGGTTCTCGCCCACGCCCGGCAGGTCGTGCACGACGGGGATGCCCAGCGCTTCGAGGTCCTTCTTCGGGCCGATGCCGGAGTGCATCAGCAGCCGCGGGGTGTCGACGGCGCCGGCGCACACCAGCACCTCGCGTGCCGCCTCGACGTAGATCTCCTCGCCGTCCTTGGTGCGGACGTGGACGCCCTTGGCGGTCGTGCCGTCCAGCTCCAGCTTGTGCGCCCAGGTCTCCAGCATCAGCGTGAGGTTGGGGCGGTCGCCGGCCTCGATGTGCGGGTGGAGGTAGGCGACGGAGGCGGAGGAGCGCTTGTTGTTCTCCGGGTGGTAGGAGAGGTCGAAGAAGCCGACGCCCTCGTCGAAGGGCTTGTCGTTGAACCCGACGACCTCCGGGACGCCGAGCGCCGTTTTGGTGGCCTCGATCCAGTCCGTCGCGATCTGGTTCTGGTCCTTCTTCGCCACCCGCACGATGTTGTTGCGCAGCTTGCCGAAGTAGGGGTCCATCTCCTTGTGGCCCCAGCCGGCGGCGCCCGCGGCCTCCCACTCGTCCCAGTCGGACGGCAGCGGCTTGAAGGAGATCAGGGTGTTGTGGGAGGAGCAGCCGCCGAGGACCTTGGCGCGGCTGTGCAGGATGTGCGAGTTGCCGCGCGGCTGCTCGGTGGTCGTGTACTCGTAGTCCAGCTCGCCGCCGAGCAGGCCGAGCCACTTGCGCAGCGTCAGCACGTCCTCGCGGTCGATGTCGGAGGGACCGCCCTCGATGACGGCGACGGTGACCCCGGGGTCCTCGGTGAGGCGGGAGGCGATGACGGAACCGGCGGTGCCGCCACCGACAACGACGTAGTCGTACACGGGCATGGGGGTCGTTCTCCTTCTGCGAAATTCACCAGCGCTGCGATGGCCCGAGCTGCCTGGGGGTGGGTGCGGGAGGACGGGGCCGGCGCCGCGGGGGGAGGCGGCGCCGGCCCCGGGTCAGCCCGCGAACCAGCGCACCGGCTCCGGCCGGAGGTTTTCGTAAATGTGCTTGCTCTCGCGGTATTCGTCCAGACCCGTGGGGCCAAGTTCCCGGCCGATGCCGGACTTGCCGAAGCCGCCCCACTCCGCCTGCGGGAGGTAGGGGTGGTAGTCGTTGATCCACACCGTGCCGTGCCGCAGCCGCGCCGCGACCCGGCGGGCGCGGGCGGTGTCGGCGGAGAAGACCGCGCCGGCCAGGCCGTACTCGGTGTCGTTGGCGAGCGCGACGGCCTCGTCCTCGGTGCGGAAGGTCTCCACCGTCAGGATCGGCCCGAAGGTCTCCTCGCGGACCACCTTCATCTCCCGGTGGCAGCCGTCGAGGACGGTGGGCGCGTAGAAGTAGCCGGTGGCCGGGCGGACGTCGGACGACTCGGGCCGGGCGCCGCCGCAGCGCAGCTGGGCGCCCTCGGCGAGCGCGGAGGCGACATACGCCTCGACCTTGTCGAGCTGCTGCTGGGAAACCAGCGGGCCGCACTCCACCCCGTCCTCGGTGCCCCGGCCGAGCTTGATCTTCTCGGCGCGGCGGGCGAGTTCGGCGACGAAGCGGTCGCGCACCGACTCCTCGATGATCAGCCGGGCGCCGGCCGAGCAGACCTGCCCGCTGTGGATGAACGCCGCGTTCAGCGCCTGGTCGACGGCGGTGTCGAAGCCCTCGTCGGTGGCGCAGGCGTCGGCGAAGACCACGTTGGGGTTCTTGCCGCCGAGCTCCAGCGCGATCTTCTTGGCGCCGGACACCGCGGCCGCGCCCGCCTTCGTGCCGCTGACCAGGCCACCGGTGAAGGAGAACAGGTCGACGTCCGGGTGCTCGGCCAGCCGCTGACCGACCGGGAGGCCCGCGCCGGTGACGATGTTGGCGACGCCGGCCGGGAGGCCGGCCTCGACGAGCAGCTTGACCAGGTGCACGGTCGACAGCGGGGTGACCTCGCTGGGCTTGACCACAAAAGTGTTGCCGGCCGCGAGGGCCGGCGCGATCTTCCAACTCGCCTGGAGCAGCGGGTAGTTCCACGGCGTGATGAGCGCGCAGACACCGACCGGCTCGTGCACGACGACGCTGTGCACGTCCGGCGAGCCGGCGTCGACGACCCGGCCGCCGCTCTCGTTCATCACCACGTCGGCGAAGTACCGGAAGGCGTTGGTGACGTCGTCGACGTCGACCCGGCCCTCCTCCAGCGTCTTGCCGGTGTCCCGGCTCTCGATCAGCGCGATCTCCTCGCGGTCGCGCTGGAGCAGGTCGGCGACCCGGCGCAGCAGCGCGGAGCGCTCGGCGACCGGCGTACGCGGCCAGGCGCCGTCGTCGAAGGCGCGGCGGGCGGCCGCGACCGCCGCGTCGGCGTCCTCGGCACCGCCCTCGGACACCACCTGGAGCGTGCTCGCGTCGGCGGGGTCGAGGACCTCCCGCGTGGCGCCGGATGCGGCGGACCGCCACACCCCGTCTACGTGAATGGTCTCGCTTGCCGACACGTCGTTCTGCCTTCCGCTTACCGATTTGTTCCCACTGGTGCAACCACTGGCATCACCAGCAACGGGAACCCCTATCCGGAAGCGCCCCACCTATGCCCAAACCTTCATGGAAAGTGAGCCGACTCACTCAATGTGCGAACGAATGTCCTAGAACGTAACCTGAATAGCCGTATGTCCCTCGGGACGTCACAGGGGTGCCCGGTCACCCCTCCTACCCGAGCCACACCCCCCTCCCACGCCCCCTCCGGACCGGAGGTGCCGAGATGACCAGCAGATGCCGCGCCGTCACCGCCACCGCCGCCCTGAGCTGCGGGGCGGCCCTGCTCGCCGGGGCCGCCTGCACGGGCGTCGCGGCGGCCGGCGACCCCGACGGCGAGGGCGACCTCGCCGGCAAATCGGCCCAGCAGATCTCCGACACCGCCCTGCACGAACTCGTCGCCGCGCACTCCCTGCGCCTGCGGACCCGGACCTCCGCCGACCCCACCGAGCTCGACCTCACCCTCGACCGGGCCGGCAACTGCACCGGCGCCATCAGCAAGGGCCCGTCCGGGCGCGTCGAGATCATCAAGCACGGCACACAGGTCTGGATGAAACCGGACGCGGCCTTCTGGAAGAGCCAGCTCCCCGGCAGCAAGGGCGAGGAGGCCGCCGCGAAGTACAAGAACACCTTCCTGCACGGCACCACCCACGACGACTTCCTGCACAGCCTGTCCGAGGCGTGCGACCTCACCGCCTTCCAGAAGTCGGCCGCCGGCTCCGACGAGCCGCCCTCCGGCGCCCCGTCGCCGTCCCGCACCCCGACCCTGACCAAGGGCCGCCCCACCGTCCACGAGGGCGCCCGCGTCCTGCCCCTCGTCAAGAAGGCCGACGGCGTCGTCCAGACCCTCTACGTCGCCATCGACGGCAAGCACTACCCGCTCAAGCTCACCGCCGAGGTCGACCACCAGACCGGCACCATCCTGCTGAGCAACTACGGCACCCCGGTCCCCGCCACCACCCCCGCCCCCGGCGACACCGCCGACATCTCGGCACTGGAGAACCTCCTGCAGGGCACCCGGGGGGCCTGACGGGAGGCGCGGGCCGGGCCCACCCGGGTGCGCGGCTCCCCGGACGGGCGGCCCGCCCGCCGGTCAGTCTTCCGTGGGCGTGCCCGGCGCGGCGGCGGTCGCCGGGGGAACCGCGCACTGGTCGGAGAAGCCCTGGCTGCGCAGGCCCATCGCGCTGTTCAGACGCGAGCGCAGGTTCTCCACCGCCACCACCGTGGTCAGCTCGACGAACGCCCGGTCGCCGAGCCGCCCGCGCAGGTCCGCGGCCAGCTCGTCGGTGACCGCCGGCGGCGTCGCGGTCATCGCCTCCGCGTACGCCATGACCAGCCGCTCCGGCTCCGTGAAGGACTCCCGGTGGGCGCGCCGGTCGGGCACCTTGCTGATCTTCGCGAGCGGCAGCCCGAGCCGGTCCGCCTGCCAGTGGCCGAAGTCCACGCACCACGAGCAGCCGATCGCCGCCGCCGACGCCAGCTCCGCCAGGTGCTTCAGCGCCGGGTCCAGCGCCTTCCAGCGCGCCACCCTGCTCTCGAAGGCGAAGTACCCGCGCAGGATCTTCGGGTGGTGCCCCAGCACCAGGGCGGGCTGCATGACCCGGCCGTAGGCGCGCCGCGAGTACCACTCGGCGAGGCGCAGGGTGAGCGTGCGGGGCGGGGAGAGCGGAATCCGGGCCATGGCGGTACCTCCTTGTGCCACCGGGGCCGGCCGCCGGCCCCTCACCCCATTGACGTACCGGTACCGGCCGGTGTGACATCCCGGGGGCGACAATGCAGGCATGGCTGAGACAGCGGCGAAAGCGGTGCTCGTGGGTGGCCCCGAGGAACTGCCCGAACGGATCGTCCCGGTCGATCCGCCCGGGTCCGAGCTGAAGATCCCGTTCCGTAACGGCTACGAGCACTTCCGGGCCACCAGCCGGCAGCAGCACACGCCCGAGGGGCCGCTGCCCGTCTACGAATGGTGGGAGCGCACCGAACTGCCCGGGTAGCGGCCGGCAGCACCGTCACCGCGCGCACCGCGCGCAAACGGCCGAGCCCGCACGGCCGTTGCGGCCGTGCGGGCTCGGTGCGTCGGTGCTGCCGGCTCAGAGGAGGCCGAGGGCGCGGACCGCCTCGCGCTCCTCCTCCAGCTCCTTGACGGACGCGTTGATGCGCTCGCGCGAGAAGTCGTTGACCTCCAGGCCCTGCACGATCTCGTAGCGGCCGTCCTTGGTGGTGACGGGGAACGAGGAGATCAGGCCCTCCGGGACGCCGTAGGAGCCGTCCGAGGGGATGCCCATCGAGGTCCAGTCGCCGTCGGCGGTGCCGTTGACCCAGGTGTGGACGTGGTCGATGGCCG
The sequence above is a segment of the Streptomyces lydicus genome. Coding sequences within it:
- a CDS encoding GMC family oxidoreductase — protein: MPVYDYVVVGGGTAGSVIASRLTEDPGVTVAVIEGGPSDIDREDVLTLRKWLGLLGGELDYEYTTTEQPRGNSHILHSRAKVLGGCSSHNTLISFKPLPSDWDEWEAAGAAGWGHKEMDPYFGKLRNNIVRVAKKDQNQIATDWIEATKTALGVPEVVGFNDKPFDEGVGFFDLSYHPENNKRSSASVAYLHPHIEAGDRPNLTLMLETWAHKLELDGTTAKGVHVRTKDGEEIYVEAAREVLVCAGAVDTPRLLMHSGIGPKKDLEALGIPVVHDLPGVGENLIDHPESVIVWETDGPIPGNSAMDSDAGLFVKRDPEHKGPDLMFHFYQIPFTDNPERLGYERPEHGVSMTPNIPKSRSRGRLYLTSADPEVKPALDFRYFEDEDDYDGRTLVDGIKLARKVAQAEPFAKWLKREVFPGPDVTDDAEISELVRKAAHTVYHPAGTCKMGAANDRLAVVDPELRVRGLAGIRIADASVFPTMPAVNPMLGVLMVGEKCADLLHKAPTQGGDA
- a CDS encoding carboxymuconolactone decarboxylase family protein, whose product is MARIPLSPPRTLTLRLAEWYSRRAYGRVMQPALVLGHHPKILRGYFAFESRVARWKALDPALKHLAELASAAAIGCSWCVDFGHWQADRLGLPLAKISKVPDRRAHRESFTEPERLVMAYAEAMTATPPAVTDELAADLRGRLGDRAFVELTTVVAVENLRSRLNSAMGLRSQGFSDQCAVPPATAAAPGTPTED
- a CDS encoding DUF5988 family protein, with protein sequence MAETAAKAVLVGGPEELPERIVPVDPPGSELKIPFRNGYEHFRATSRQQHTPEGPLPVYEWWERTELPG
- a CDS encoding aldehyde dehydrogenase family protein, with the protein product MSASETIHVDGVWRSAASGATREVLDPADASTLQVVSEGGAEDADAAVAAARRAFDDGAWPRTPVAERSALLRRVADLLQRDREEIALIESRDTGKTLEEGRVDVDDVTNAFRYFADVVMNESGGRVVDAGSPDVHSVVVHEPVGVCALITPWNYPLLQASWKIAPALAAGNTFVVKPSEVTPLSTVHLVKLLVEAGLPAGVANIVTGAGLPVGQRLAEHPDVDLFSFTGGLVSGTKAGAAAVSGAKKIALELGGKNPNVVFADACATDEGFDTAVDQALNAAFIHSGQVCSAGARLIIEESVRDRFVAELARRAEKIKLGRGTEDGVECGPLVSQQQLDKVEAYVASALAEGAQLRCGGARPESSDVRPATGYFYAPTVLDGCHREMKVVREETFGPILTVETFRTEDEAVALANDTEYGLAGAVFSADTARARRVAARLRHGTVWINDYHPYLPQAEWGGFGKSGIGRELGPTGLDEYRESKHIYENLRPEPVRWFAG